From the genome of Candidatus Methylopumilus turicensis, one region includes:
- a CDS encoding CTP synthase → MTKYVFVTGGVVSSLGKGIAAASLGAILESRGLKVTMLKLDPYINVDPGTMSPFQHGEVFVTDDGAETDLDLGHYERFISARMGKRNNFTAGQIYETVIKKERRGEYLGKTVQVIPHITDEIKTHVKRGAEGAEVAIVEVGGTVGDIESLPFLEAIRQMGFEEGRDNTCYIHLTLLPWIPTAGELKTKPTQHSVKELREIGIQPDLLLCRSDRALPEDERYKIALFTNVSSEAVISAVDASSIYQIPGLLHAQKMDEIVCRKLNITAKPADLSSWEKICYALAHPKQEVNIAFVGKYVDLTESYKSLTEALIHAGIHTESKVRIHYMDSEDIERDGTAVLEPMDAILVPGGFGKRGTEGKMKAIQFARENKKPYLGICLGMQLAVIEYARNVANLKDANSTEFNPDSPHPLVGLITEWQDADGKVEVRSEDSDLGGTMRLGAQKCPIEAGTLAAQIYGKEVNERHRHRYEVNNHYVDQLKAAGLVISARTPTEQLCEMVELPQNVHPWFVACQFHPEFTSNPRTGHPLFKSYIEAALKYKGSK, encoded by the coding sequence ATGACCAAATATGTGTTTGTTACAGGTGGCGTTGTTTCCTCTTTAGGTAAGGGAATTGCAGCTGCATCGTTAGGCGCTATCCTTGAATCACGTGGCCTTAAGGTGACGATGCTAAAACTTGATCCTTACATCAACGTTGATCCTGGCACGATGAGTCCATTTCAGCATGGCGAGGTTTTTGTTACTGACGATGGTGCTGAAACTGATTTGGATTTGGGTCACTATGAGCGCTTCATTAGTGCTCGAATGGGTAAGAGAAACAACTTTACGGCGGGTCAAATCTACGAGACTGTTATCAAGAAAGAGCGTCGTGGTGAGTATCTTGGTAAAACTGTTCAAGTCATTCCTCATATTACCGACGAAATAAAAACGCATGTAAAACGCGGAGCAGAAGGCGCTGAAGTCGCGATTGTGGAGGTGGGTGGTACGGTGGGAGATATTGAGTCCCTCCCTTTTCTTGAAGCGATTCGCCAAATGGGTTTTGAAGAGGGGCGAGATAACACTTGTTATATCCATTTAACCTTGCTGCCATGGATTCCAACGGCGGGGGAGCTTAAAACTAAACCAACTCAGCACTCCGTAAAAGAATTGCGCGAGATTGGTATTCAACCAGACTTGTTACTTTGTCGTTCAGACAGAGCATTGCCAGAAGATGAGCGCTATAAAATTGCCTTGTTTACTAATGTATCTTCAGAAGCAGTGATTTCTGCGGTTGATGCAAGCTCAATTTATCAAATTCCAGGTCTATTGCATGCGCAAAAAATGGATGAAATTGTTTGCCGCAAGCTGAATATTACCGCGAAGCCAGCGGATCTTTCCAGCTGGGAAAAAATATGTTACGCCTTAGCCCACCCTAAACAAGAAGTGAATATTGCCTTTGTTGGTAAGTATGTTGATTTAACTGAGTCATACAAGTCGCTCACTGAAGCCCTCATTCATGCGGGTATTCATACTGAATCAAAAGTGCGTATTCATTACATGGACTCAGAAGACATCGAGCGCGACGGCACAGCAGTGCTCGAACCAATGGATGCGATTTTGGTACCGGGCGGGTTTGGTAAGCGCGGTACTGAAGGCAAAATGAAAGCCATTCAATTTGCGCGTGAGAATAAAAAACCATACTTGGGCATTTGCTTGGGTATGCAATTGGCGGTGATTGAGTATGCTCGCAATGTCGCAAATCTTAAAGATGCGAACAGTACAGAGTTTAATCCAGATAGCCCGCATCCACTCGTCGGATTAATTACTGAGTGGCAAGATGCTGACGGCAAAGTTGAAGTGCGTTCAGAAGATTCTGATTTAGGCGGCACCATGCGTTTGGGCGCACAAAAATGTCCAATTGAAGCAGGTACATTAGCTGCTCAAATTTACGGAAAAGAAGTGAATGAACGTCACCGTCATCGTTACGAAGTAAACAATCATTACGTCGACCAATTAAAAGCAGCAGGTTTGGTGATTTCAGCCCGAACACCAACAGAGCAATTGTGTGAAATGGTGGAGTTGCCACAAAATGTGCATCCTTGGTTTGTGGCTTGTCAGTTCCATCCTGAGTTCACGTCAAATCCTCGTACAGGCCATCCGCTATTTAAGTCTTATATTGAAGCCGCGTTGAAATACAAAGGATCTAAATAA
- a CDS encoding MtnX-like HAD-IB family phosphatase, with protein sequence MLFVVDFDGTLSLRDTVDAMLERFADPSWEDVEKEWLDGKITAVQCMQKQLHMVKTDHAKLEDFFRNIQLDISFLPFYEYVSQFAKLAIVSDGLDHAIDVAMKNADFPNLPVYANKLHFVTDGIDMSWPHKNPNCNAGNGVCKCKVAQDLSSGEKPVILIGDGKSDACLAKSADVVFAKGSLIKYCEANNIPHIKFQTFADVLAEVKAWPEDARNNFACLSA encoded by the coding sequence ATGCTTTTTGTTGTAGATTTTGATGGCACACTATCACTAAGAGACACTGTTGATGCAATGCTTGAGCGTTTTGCAGACCCTTCTTGGGAAGATGTTGAGAAGGAATGGCTGGATGGAAAAATTACAGCCGTCCAATGCATGCAAAAGCAACTCCACATGGTCAAAACTGATCATGCAAAGCTCGAAGATTTTTTTCGCAACATACAACTCGATATCAGCTTTCTACCTTTCTATGAATACGTTAGTCAGTTTGCAAAACTCGCAATCGTCAGTGATGGCTTGGATCACGCTATTGATGTCGCCATGAAAAATGCTGACTTCCCCAACCTCCCAGTTTACGCAAACAAGTTGCACTTTGTTACTGATGGCATCGATATGTCCTGGCCACACAAAAATCCAAACTGCAACGCAGGTAACGGGGTTTGCAAATGCAAGGTAGCTCAAGACTTATCTAGTGGAGAGAAGCCTGTCATTTTAATTGGTGACGGTAAGTCCGATGCTTGTTTGGCAAAATCAGCAGATGTTGTCTTTGCAAAAGGTTCGCTCATTAAATATTGTGAAGCTAACAACATTCCTCACATTAAATTTCAAACTTTTGCTGACGTACTTGCAGAAGTGAAAGCCTGGCCAGAAGATGCTCGCAATAATTTTGCTTGCTTGTCTGCTTAA
- a CDS encoding aspartate aminotransferase family protein has translation MDKKIIEILAKNDKYCSHGDTVNYADPPKVFENCEGSFLFDENKTPYLDWQMWYSAVNFGYKNKRIADVLHKQVDTLPQLASQYLHKEKVELAEIICKYMEDKYGVKGRVHFNVGGAQAVEDSLKVVRNHTGKTHQFAFMGGYHGRTLGASAITSSYRYRRRFGNFADRAHFVPYPYCFRCPYDMKVETCDTYCHKQFEHLFDTEYQSIWDEKAKQSEFGAFYIEPMQGTGGYIVPPAGYMKKLQESLKKRNILLVADEIQMGVYRTGKLWSWENFDIIPDIFVFGKAITNGLNPLSGIWAREELISPEKFPPGSTHSTFASNPLGTAVALEVMNMTLEEDFEPHVRERGAYFLKRIQELKSRWKCVGDVSGLGLALRIELCEKDGYTASRALADRMFNEGLNGDIMIDGKQYGLVLDIGGYEKNVITLAPSLLITEEEIDLGIKLFESLLKRCGAE, from the coding sequence ATGGATAAAAAAATCATCGAAATCCTCGCAAAGAACGATAAGTATTGTTCACATGGCGATACCGTTAATTATGCTGACCCTCCAAAAGTATTTGAAAACTGTGAAGGTAGCTTTTTATTCGATGAGAATAAAACACCTTACCTAGATTGGCAGATGTGGTATTCGGCCGTTAACTTCGGTTACAAAAACAAACGCATCGCCGACGTACTGCATAAACAAGTGGACACACTCCCACAATTAGCTAGCCAGTATCTACACAAAGAAAAAGTTGAGCTAGCTGAAATCATTTGCAAATACATGGAAGACAAATACGGCGTTAAAGGTCGTGTTCACTTCAACGTAGGTGGCGCGCAGGCAGTTGAAGATTCATTAAAAGTAGTACGTAACCACACAGGTAAAACACACCAATTTGCTTTCATGGGTGGCTACCACGGCCGCACATTAGGTGCTTCAGCCATTACTTCTAGCTATCGCTACCGTCGTCGCTTCGGCAACTTTGCTGACCGCGCACATTTTGTACCTTATCCATACTGTTTCCGCTGCCCATACGACATGAAGGTAGAAACTTGCGACACTTATTGCCACAAACAATTTGAGCATTTATTCGATACAGAATATCAATCTATATGGGATGAAAAAGCAAAACAAAGTGAATTTGGGGCTTTCTACATTGAACCTATGCAAGGCACGGGCGGTTACATCGTTCCACCTGCTGGCTACATGAAAAAACTTCAAGAGTCATTGAAAAAACGTAATATCTTGTTAGTCGCTGACGAAATTCAAATGGGCGTTTACCGTACTGGTAAGCTTTGGTCATGGGAAAACTTTGACATCATCCCTGATATTTTCGTGTTCGGTAAAGCCATTACTAATGGATTAAACCCACTGTCAGGCATTTGGGCGCGTGAAGAATTAATCTCTCCAGAAAAATTCCCGCCAGGCTCAACACACTCTACATTTGCTTCAAATCCGTTAGGCACTGCAGTGGCGCTTGAAGTCATGAACATGACGCTAGAAGAAGATTTTGAACCACATGTTCGTGAGCGTGGCGCTTACTTCTTAAAACGTATTCAAGAATTGAAGTCACGTTGGAAGTGCGTTGGTGATGTGAGTGGATTAGGCTTGGCATTACGCATCGAACTTTGTGAAAAAGATGGCTACACCGCGAGCCGTGCACTAGCAGACCGCATGTTTAATGAAGGTCTTAATGGCGACATTATGATTGATGGCAAACAATATGGCTTAGTGCTTGATATCGGTGGCTATGAAAAGAACGTCATTACGCTTGCACCATCTCTATTGATTACAGAAGAAGAAATTGATCTGGGTATTAAGCTGTTTGAATCATTACTTAAACGCTGCGGCGCTGAATAA
- a CDS encoding beta-ketoacyl-[acyl-carrier-protein] synthase family protein, whose protein sequence is MTVRRVAVTGLGVLSPVGNDPKTFFANLMAGRSGIKRMETDFVDSLDCKIAAYINDYDPLDHFVKNKAATMDRVTQFAVSASQQAINDAGLNLEAEDLERFGVYLGTGMGGAASIEEGYIRLYKEQARRLKPFTVLMAMNNAASAQVALDFGITGPDLTFCTACSSSSVAIGEAVKQIRHGYTDVMLAGGSEALLTFGTIKAWEALRTLADEDEANPSASCKPFSANRSGLVLGEGAGMVVLEDMDRAIARGAKIYAEVIGYGSSNDSTHITQPSIEGQARAMRKALKDANINADQLDYINAHGTGTKLNDITETNAIKQVCGNKIPVSSTKSMHGHLMGAAGAVEFVACMMAIEEQALPPTAHLLEPDPECDLDYIPNVGRKNVKVNTIMSNSFAFGGTSGVLIAKKII, encoded by the coding sequence ATGACTGTTAGACGCGTTGCTGTGACGGGCTTGGGTGTGCTTTCCCCCGTTGGAAACGACCCAAAAACTTTTTTTGCCAACTTAATGGCTGGAAGATCAGGCATTAAACGCATGGAAACAGACTTTGTCGATAGCCTGGATTGCAAAATTGCAGCCTATATTAACGACTACGACCCCCTTGACCACTTTGTAAAAAACAAAGCAGCGACCATGGACCGCGTCACACAATTTGCGGTATCCGCCAGCCAACAAGCCATTAACGATGCAGGTCTTAATTTAGAAGCAGAAGATTTAGAGCGCTTTGGCGTTTACCTTGGCACCGGCATGGGTGGCGCAGCTTCAATTGAAGAAGGTTATATCAGACTCTACAAAGAGCAAGCAAGACGCCTCAAACCCTTTACCGTGCTCATGGCCATGAACAACGCCGCAAGCGCACAAGTAGCATTAGATTTTGGCATCACTGGCCCAGACCTGACATTCTGCACTGCATGTTCATCATCATCTGTCGCCATTGGTGAGGCGGTAAAACAAATCAGGCACGGCTATACGGATGTTATGTTGGCAGGGGGCTCGGAAGCACTGCTTACATTTGGTACGATAAAAGCATGGGAAGCACTTAGAACCCTTGCGGATGAAGATGAGGCTAATCCAAGTGCATCGTGTAAGCCATTCTCAGCCAATCGCTCAGGCTTGGTATTGGGTGAAGGCGCTGGGATGGTGGTCTTAGAAGATATGGACAGAGCCATCGCCCGCGGTGCAAAAATCTATGCTGAAGTCATTGGTTACGGAAGTAGTAACGACTCAACCCATATCACCCAACCCTCTATCGAAGGTCAGGCTCGTGCCATGCGTAAAGCGCTTAAAGACGCTAATATTAATGCTGACCAGCTTGATTATATCAATGCCCACGGCACAGGCACAAAGCTAAATGACATCACTGAAACCAATGCAATTAAACAAGTTTGCGGAAACAAAATCCCAGTCAGCTCAACAAAATCCATGCACGGTCATTTAATGGGTGCAGCGGGTGCTGTTGAGTTTGTGGCGTGTATGATGGCGATAGAAGAACAAGCGCTTCCGCCAACTGCGCATCTGCTAGAACCCGATCCTGAATGCGACTTGGACTATATTCCAAATGTCGGGCGTAAAAACGTTAAAGTGAACACCATCATGTCTAATTCATTTGCATTTGGTGGCACTAGCGGCGTTTTGATTGCCAAAAAAATTATTTAA
- a CDS encoding acyl carrier protein translates to MDTFETLREIIATKFDKPLDEITPDATFESLEIDSLDTFDIIFDAEEKFGIKVPNDEVDIKTVSDVVALLERLRAAQGQ, encoded by the coding sequence TTGGACACCTTTGAAACATTGCGAGAAATTATCGCAACGAAATTTGATAAACCGCTTGATGAAATCACCCCTGATGCTACTTTTGAATCTCTAGAAATTGATTCATTGGATACGTTCGATATTATTTTTGATGCAGAAGAAAAATTTGGCATTAAAGTGCCAAACGATGAAGTTGATATTAAAACTGTCAGTGATGTTGTTGCATTGCTTGAGCGTCTTCGCGCAGCACAAGGTCAATAA
- the kdsA gene encoding 3-deoxy-8-phosphooctulonate synthase, giving the protein MKLCGFDVGIEHPIFLIAGPCVIESEQMAIDTAGQLKEICASLGIPFIYKSSYDKANRSSNKTFRGFGITEGLRILDEVRRQIGVPILTDVHTEEQVAEVASVVDVLQTPAFLCRQTDFITAVATCGKPVNIKKGQFLAPGDMKQVVQKAKEANGGADTIMVCERGASFGYNTLVSDMRGLAIMRETNCPVVFDATHSVQQPGGHGDKSGGQREHVPVLARAAVASGIAGLFMETHPDPSQALSDGPNAWPLAKMKDLLEVLIDLDKVVKKAGFIESTL; this is encoded by the coding sequence ATGAAATTATGCGGTTTTGATGTTGGTATCGAACATCCAATTTTCTTGATTGCTGGTCCCTGTGTCATTGAGTCTGAGCAAATGGCAATTGATACGGCTGGTCAGCTCAAAGAAATTTGCGCAAGTCTTGGCATTCCATTTATTTATAAGTCTTCATACGACAAAGCCAATCGTAGCTCTAACAAGACATTCCGTGGCTTTGGTATCACAGAAGGTTTGCGTATTTTGGACGAAGTGCGTCGCCAAATTGGCGTGCCGATTTTGACAGACGTGCATACCGAAGAGCAGGTTGCTGAAGTGGCATCAGTCGTGGATGTGCTTCAAACGCCAGCATTTTTATGCCGCCAAACAGATTTTATTACTGCAGTTGCGACTTGCGGTAAGCCTGTAAATATTAAAAAAGGTCAGTTTTTAGCACCGGGCGACATGAAGCAAGTCGTGCAAAAAGCTAAAGAAGCTAACGGTGGTGCAGATACGATTATGGTGTGTGAACGCGGCGCTTCATTTGGCTATAATACTTTGGTTTCAGATATGCGCGGCTTAGCCATTATGCGCGAGACGAATTGCCCTGTTGTTTTCGATGCGACACATTCCGTTCAACAGCCTGGTGGTCATGGTGACAAGAGTGGCGGTCAACGTGAGCATGTGCCTGTGTTGGCGCGTGCGGCTGTCGCAAGCGGAATTGCAGGCCTGTTTATGGAAACGCATCCAGACCCATCTCAAGCATTGTCAGACGGCCCTAATGCATGGCCTTTGGCTAAGATGAAAGATTTGTTAGAAGTATTGATTGATTTAGATAAAGTAGTCAAAAAAGCGGGCTTTATTGAAAGTACGCTTTAA
- a CDS encoding cold-shock protein — MATGTVKWFNDSKGFGFITPDEGGDDLFAHFSAIVDSGYKSLKENERVSFDVTDGPKGKQASNIQKA, encoded by the coding sequence ATGGCAACTGGTACCGTAAAATGGTTCAATGATTCTAAAGGCTTCGGCTTTATCACTCCTGATGAAGGCGGCGATGATCTTTTCGCTCACTTCTCTGCGATCGTAGATAGCGGCTATAAGAGCTTAAAAGAAAACGAACGTGTTAGCTTTGATGTAACTGACGGCCCTAAGGGCAAACAAGCATCAAACATTCAAAAGGCTTAA
- a CDS encoding alpha/beta hydrolase encodes MTQETQHSLGSTGFYDKRGEDAVLLIHGLTGTPAEMRYIAKNLLKQGFSVACPQLAGHCGSVADLKRSTWQDWYASMEVSFEALKKEHKRVFVSGLSMGALIAIKLAEEKGERVDGLGLLSTTFFYDGWNMPRLKRKLLLPFVLYTPLQYFMSWEETPPYGIKCERTRALVHAVLENRDAMASEKVGIFNTPAVVIKESTRLIKSAKRGLPKVTSPTLIVHSTEDDMASVKNAHLVAKRISSRKVETFLVDDSYHVLTLDKRKNDVALRMGEFFKKCVAIEAAVV; translated from the coding sequence ATGACACAAGAAACTCAACACTCACTGGGCTCAACAGGTTTTTATGATAAGCGTGGCGAAGATGCCGTATTGCTTATTCACGGGCTGACTGGCACTCCTGCTGAAATGCGCTACATCGCTAAAAACTTGCTCAAGCAAGGCTTCAGCGTGGCCTGTCCGCAATTAGCAGGGCATTGTGGCAGTGTCGCCGATCTGAAGCGCTCAACATGGCAAGACTGGTATGCTTCAATGGAAGTGTCATTTGAAGCACTCAAAAAAGAACACAAACGCGTGTTTGTTTCTGGCTTATCAATGGGCGCATTAATTGCAATTAAACTAGCCGAAGAAAAAGGCGAGCGCGTAGATGGCTTAGGACTACTTTCTACAACTTTCTTTTATGACGGCTGGAATATGCCACGACTAAAGCGAAAGCTATTGCTTCCGTTTGTCTTGTACACGCCACTTCAATACTTTATGTCTTGGGAGGAAACCCCACCTTACGGCATTAAATGTGAGAGAACTCGTGCGCTAGTCCATGCAGTGCTTGAAAATCGTGATGCGATGGCTTCAGAAAAAGTGGGGATTTTTAACACACCTGCTGTTGTGATTAAAGAAAGTACAAGATTAATCAAGTCAGCTAAGAGAGGGTTACCCAAGGTCACCTCACCCACCTTGATTGTGCATTCAACCGAAGATGATATGGCCAGCGTCAAAAACGCACATTTAGTTGCAAAACGTATTTCATCGCGTAAAGTAGAGACTTTTCTAGTAGATGACTCATATCATGTGCTGACGCTAGATAAGCGTAAGAATGATGTTGCCCTTCGTATGGGTGAATTTTTTAAGAAATGCGTCGCCATCGAAGCGGCTGTAGTTTAG
- a CDS encoding protein YgfX — translation MKPTQLALKPSRLLSFLLALVSLVASVLLICLPFGFWWKVGLISIILLLSAYSIALSALLLLPWSCHYLTLNKDSEIELTQKNGKKFLIKVLPTSLVTPQLTVINLIANGHYLSRHILLLPDNVQADEARLWRIWLRWGLKNLDYSFATKPFR, via the coding sequence ATGAAGCCCACCCAATTAGCGTTAAAGCCATCACGCTTACTTTCATTCTTATTGGCACTAGTGAGCTTAGTCGCTTCAGTGCTCTTGATATGTTTGCCATTTGGTTTTTGGTGGAAGGTCGGACTCATCTCAATCATCCTGCTTCTAAGCGCTTACTCCATTGCGCTCAGTGCATTATTGTTGTTGCCTTGGTCTTGTCATTATTTAACGCTTAATAAAGATAGTGAAATTGAGTTAACTCAAAAAAATGGCAAAAAATTTCTTATCAAAGTATTGCCAACTAGTCTTGTAACACCGCAATTAACGGTCATTAATCTGATTGCGAACGGTCATTATTTGTCCCGCCACATCCTCCTTCTCCCTGATAATGTCCAAGCAGATGAAGCGCGTTTGTGGCGGATATGGTTGCGTTGGGGATTGAAAAATCTAGACTATTCTTTTGCGACTAAGCCATTTAGATAA
- the ftsB gene encoding cell division protein FtsB produces the protein MKSLTLIFVILIAALQYPLWLSKKGSWLTVWNLNQQISQQKDKNDALNARNASLDEEVRDLKQGYAAIEERARSELGMVKQDEVFIQVLDANSLSPNKPVVQAPMAEMKEQAKH, from the coding sequence TTGAAATCGCTCACGCTCATCTTCGTTATCCTGATTGCTGCGCTTCAGTATCCTCTGTGGCTCAGCAAAAAGGGTAGCTGGTTAACTGTGTGGAACCTCAATCAGCAAATCTCTCAGCAAAAAGATAAAAACGATGCATTAAATGCGCGCAATGCGAGTTTGGATGAGGAAGTCCGAGATTTAAAACAAGGTTATGCCGCGATTGAAGAGCGTGCACGAAGTGAGTTAGGCATGGTGAAACAAGATGAAGTGTTTATCCAAGTACTAGATGCCAATAGCCTTTCCCCAAATAAGCCGGTTGTTCAAGCACCAATGGCTGAAATGAAAGAGCAGGCCAAGCATTAA
- the eno gene encoding phosphopyruvate hydratase, which yields MSAIVDIIAREIMDSRGNPTVEADVLLESGIIGRAAVPSGASTGTKEAVELRDGDKARYLGKGVLQAVENVNTEICEAIIGLDAEDQSFIDATLIEVDGTENKARLGANAILAVSMACARAAAEESGLPLYRYLGGSGMMQLPTPMMNIINGGAHAANSVDIQEFMIIPAGLPSFREALRCGAEVFHALNKILHKQGLATTVGDEGGFAPDLPSNESAIQYILEAISAAGYEPGRDVLLGLDCASSEFYKDGKYNLESEGLQLSSGQFADYLSAWVDKYPIISIEDGMSEHDWDGWKLLTDRMGKNIQLVGDDLFVTNAKILREGIAKGLANSVLIKVNQIGTLTETFQTIETAKRAGYTSVISHRSGETEDTTIADISVATNALQIKTGSLSRSERIAKYNQLLRIEEELGDATSYAGMGAFYNLKR from the coding sequence ATGAGCGCAATTGTAGACATCATCGCCCGCGAGATTATGGATTCACGTGGCAATCCAACTGTTGAAGCAGATGTATTGCTTGAGTCTGGCATTATTGGCCGTGCGGCTGTGCCTTCTGGCGCTTCAACAGGCACTAAAGAGGCGGTTGAGCTTCGTGATGGCGACAAAGCCCGCTATTTGGGCAAGGGCGTTTTGCAAGCGGTTGAGAACGTTAATACAGAAATCTGTGAAGCGATTATTGGTTTGGATGCTGAAGACCAAAGCTTTATCGATGCAACTTTGATTGAAGTGGATGGTACTGAAAATAAAGCACGCTTAGGTGCAAATGCAATCTTAGCGGTTTCGATGGCTTGCGCTCGTGCTGCAGCAGAAGAATCTGGCTTGCCACTTTATCGCTACTTGGGTGGTTCTGGCATGATGCAATTGCCAACGCCAATGATGAACATCATTAACGGTGGTGCGCACGCGGCTAACAGTGTTGATATTCAAGAATTCATGATTATTCCTGCTGGTTTGCCTAGCTTCCGTGAAGCGTTGCGTTGCGGCGCTGAAGTATTCCATGCGTTGAACAAAATTCTTCACAAACAAGGATTGGCAACAACAGTAGGTGATGAGGGTGGCTTTGCTCCTGATTTGCCATCAAACGAATCTGCGATTCAATATATCTTAGAAGCGATTTCAGCGGCAGGATATGAGCCAGGCCGTGACGTATTGTTAGGTTTGGATTGTGCAAGCTCTGAGTTCTACAAAGATGGTAAATACAATTTAGAGTCAGAAGGCTTGCAATTGTCTTCAGGTCAGTTTGCAGACTACTTGAGTGCTTGGGTGGATAAATATCCTATCATCAGCATTGAAGATGGGATGAGTGAGCATGATTGGGATGGTTGGAAACTATTGACGGACCGCATGGGCAAAAATATCCAATTAGTCGGGGATGATTTGTTTGTGACAAACGCTAAAATTTTGCGAGAAGGCATCGCTAAAGGCTTGGCTAACTCAGTACTGATCAAAGTGAACCAAATTGGTACATTGACTGAAACATTCCAAACCATTGAAACAGCAAAACGTGCTGGTTATACCTCAGTAATTTCACATCGTTCTGGTGAAACTGAAGATACAACGATTGCTGATATTTCAGTTGCAACCAATGCATTGCAAATCAAAACGGGTTCACTTTCACGCTCTGAACGTATCGCGAAATATAACCAGCTCTTACGCATCGAGGAGGAGCTTGGTGATGCAACTAGCTATGCGGGTATGGGTGCGTTTTACAACCTCAAACGATAG
- a CDS encoding YgfZ/GcvT domain-containing protein: MTQWHEFLSAQGANFIDSELQSFGDTSHELAAANGNVLTSLSHLGLLEISGDDAITFLQGQVTNDVKKLNCSNSQYAGYCTPKGRLLGLFLAFAHADHLHLQMPLSILEPIMKRLRMYVMRSKVVITNKSADILCFGIAGPHAERTLLSLFSQVPTLPHQLITLEDATLLRLTGINPRYQVFTNIANAERIWNTLSNTCNKVGKSVWDYLEIQAGIPEIVPATQEAFVPQMINLDALDGINFKKGCYTGQEIVARTHYLGKVKRRTQLAHINTEEMPCAGDLIQLDGHDETIGQIVRAANTPSGGVDVLVEIRLENLESTAEHPVWKGKRLAFKPLPYALS; this comes from the coding sequence ATGACACAATGGCACGAGTTTTTAAGCGCGCAGGGCGCAAATTTTATCGATAGCGAACTCCAATCCTTTGGTGATACGAGCCATGAGCTCGCTGCTGCAAATGGCAATGTGCTGACCAGTTTATCGCATTTAGGCCTTCTGGAAATTAGCGGTGATGATGCGATTACTTTTCTACAGGGGCAAGTGACGAATGATGTCAAAAAGCTCAATTGTAGCAATAGTCAATATGCTGGTTATTGCACACCGAAAGGTCGTTTATTAGGTCTATTTTTAGCTTTTGCTCACGCCGACCACTTACACCTTCAAATGCCACTTAGCATTCTAGAGCCCATAATGAAGCGCCTCAGAATGTATGTAATGCGATCAAAAGTAGTTATTACAAACAAATCTGCTGATATTTTATGCTTTGGTATTGCGGGGCCACATGCTGAAAGGACATTGCTAAGCCTTTTCAGTCAGGTACCCACCTTACCGCACCAACTGATCACCTTAGAAGATGCGACTTTATTAAGGCTAACGGGGATCAACCCTCGCTACCAAGTGTTTACCAATATCGCGAATGCTGAACGTATTTGGAATACACTTTCTAACACCTGTAATAAGGTTGGGAAATCGGTTTGGGACTATTTAGAAATTCAAGCTGGTATTCCCGAAATCGTGCCAGCCACTCAAGAAGCCTTTGTGCCACAAATGATTAACTTAGATGCACTAGATGGAATTAACTTCAAGAAAGGCTGCTATACAGGCCAGGAAATCGTTGCGCGCACCCATTATCTTGGCAAAGTGAAGCGCCGCACACAACTTGCTCATATTAACACTGAAGAAATGCCATGCGCTGGCGATTTAATTCAATTGGATGGTCATGATGAAACAATAGGCCAGATTGTTCGAGCTGCAAATACCCCCAGCGGAGGTGTAGATGTCTTGGTTGAAATTCGCCTAGAAAACTTAGAATCGACCGCTGAACATCCAGTTTGGAAAGGTAAAAGGCTAGCATTTAAACCATTACCTTATGCGCTTAGCTAG
- a CDS encoding GIY-YIG nuclease family protein — MPWFLYLLECKGGSFYAGITNQLEVRFKAHVEGRGAKYTRAYPPIRILAHKSYADRSEASKAEFFLKSLPKHKKIDFFNHS; from the coding sequence ATGCCCTGGTTTTTATATCTGTTGGAATGTAAAGGTGGAAGCTTTTATGCGGGAATCACTAATCAATTAGAGGTCAGATTTAAGGCGCACGTTGAGGGTCGTGGTGCTAAATATACCCGGGCTTATCCGCCGATCAGAATTTTAGCTCACAAGAGTTATGCAGACAGATCTGAGGCTAGCAAAGCTGAATTCTTTCTGAAATCTTTGCCTAAGCATAAAAAAATAGATTTTTTTAATCATAGTTAA